One genomic segment of Paraburkholderia hospita includes these proteins:
- a CDS encoding FAD-dependent oxidoreductase — protein sequence MSTSSVHTDDIALRADVFVAGGGPAGTWAALMAARSGATVVLADKGYCGTSGAAAASNNNVWYVPDPNEYERRFKERFRSGGELSELSWTSQVLETAARQLRLLEALRYPFPRRDDGTPNRATLRGPDYMRFMRQQIKRAGVTILDHAPLLGLVHDEREGRVTGAFGERRDGSRWRVSANACVIATGGCAFLGGALGTNVCTGDGHLAAAEAGALFSGMEFSSQYGLAAAFSSVTKGLPFIWASYSTGDGRPIHIDEDDAFIPVAKALMNEPVFAVFDRATPDVERWLRSGQANAFLPYDRMGIDPFRTRFPVGLRHEGTVRGTGGIRLVDTDGRTDVPGLYAAGDAASREAIVGARTGGGSPNAAWAIATGSWSGEAASRFAKLHGSASSVDIEPHHAQLATSDPRAAAATLEREVRPPAVQLFRSEPRLSAALRAIDDALAARSGDDASLAASRSAYALLYVAKLSYTSALARRETRGLHRRDDFPLRTEDASRVLIGGVKVPAVSWKPIVQPEIA from the coding sequence ATGAGCACGTCATCCGTTCATACAGACGATATTGCGCTGCGCGCCGACGTATTCGTCGCGGGCGGCGGCCCGGCAGGCACATGGGCCGCGCTGATGGCGGCACGCAGCGGCGCGACGGTCGTACTCGCTGACAAGGGCTATTGCGGCACCTCGGGCGCCGCGGCGGCATCGAACAACAATGTCTGGTACGTGCCGGACCCCAACGAATACGAGCGTCGTTTCAAGGAACGCTTTCGCTCTGGCGGCGAACTCAGCGAACTGTCATGGACCTCGCAGGTGCTCGAAACGGCCGCGCGCCAATTGCGTCTGCTCGAAGCGCTGCGCTATCCGTTTCCGCGCAGGGACGACGGCACGCCGAACCGCGCGACGCTGCGCGGTCCGGACTACATGCGCTTCATGCGTCAGCAGATCAAACGCGCCGGCGTGACTATCCTGGACCATGCGCCGCTGCTCGGACTCGTTCACGACGAGCGTGAAGGCCGCGTGACGGGCGCCTTCGGCGAGCGTCGCGACGGCTCGCGCTGGCGCGTGAGCGCGAACGCCTGCGTGATCGCCACAGGCGGCTGCGCGTTTCTGGGCGGCGCGCTCGGCACCAACGTCTGCACGGGCGACGGTCATCTCGCTGCGGCTGAGGCGGGCGCGCTCTTCTCGGGGATGGAATTCTCCAGCCAGTACGGCCTTGCGGCGGCGTTCTCGTCGGTCACGAAGGGTTTGCCGTTCATCTGGGCAAGTTATTCGACGGGCGACGGCCGTCCGATCCATATCGACGAAGACGATGCGTTCATCCCGGTCGCGAAGGCATTGATGAACGAGCCCGTGTTCGCCGTCTTCGATCGCGCGACGCCCGACGTCGAACGTTGGCTGCGCTCGGGCCAGGCGAATGCGTTTCTCCCCTACGACCGAATGGGCATCGACCCGTTCCGCACGCGCTTCCCGGTGGGTCTGCGCCACGAAGGCACGGTGCGCGGCACGGGCGGCATCCGTCTCGTCGATACCGACGGCCGCACCGATGTACCCGGCCTTTACGCGGCTGGCGATGCGGCATCGCGCGAAGCGATCGTCGGCGCGCGCACGGGCGGCGGCTCGCCGAACGCGGCCTGGGCGATCGCGACGGGAAGCTGGTCGGGCGAGGCGGCAAGCCGCTTTGCGAAGCTGCATGGCAGCGCGTCGTCCGTCGACATCGAACCGCACCATGCGCAACTCGCGACCAGCGATCCACGCGCCGCCGCTGCGACGCTCGAACGCGAGGTGCGTCCGCCCGCTGTACAGCTGTTTCGAAGCGAGCCGCGTCTGTCAGCCGCCTTGCGCGCGATCGACGACGCACTCGCCGCCCGTTCCGGCGACGATGCGTCGCTCGCTGCAAGCCGCAGCGCCTATGCGTTGCTGTACGTGGCGAAACTGTCATACACGAGCGCGCTGGCGCGGCGCGAGACGCGAGGCCTGCACCGGCGCGACGACTTCCCGTTGCGAACGGAGGACGCCTCGCGCGTGCTGATCGGCGGCGTGAAAGTGCCCGCTGTCAGCTGGAAGCCCATCGTTCAACCTGAGATCGCCTGA
- a CDS encoding NrtA/SsuA/CpmA family ABC transporter substrate-binding protein: MNDHSSGRRQLLRAAGGLLAGLAASSVLPALPAHAAEPRKLTRNTDTVRIGWGYGSLPDIAKQRGVFEKTLAAKGIKVEWVGPFPNHAPSLQAVVGGSADFGFWGSTTPALAAMLAGSPLVFNAFDVYSPRSTALIVKKSSGINSVSDLVGRKVAVNRSGLGEFLLIAALEKNRIDRSKVEFVYLNPPDAAPAFAQGKVDAWSMWSPAVDIARFSNDAKDIFNEGRDLEFLIDYSSLVTRRKFTEENSELIRAVIDAYYVEGSWQSTHSVEAEQLVQREAKYPDQVRDYLASLKRVNQFHEPDDAAFVAQLQRAADWLAERKIINSRIKVADYSIKV, from the coding sequence ATGAACGATCACTCATCTGGCCGCCGCCAGCTGTTGCGCGCGGCGGGTGGGCTGCTGGCCGGTCTCGCCGCAAGCAGCGTACTGCCCGCTCTGCCCGCTCACGCAGCCGAACCTCGCAAGCTGACACGCAACACCGACACGGTTCGTATTGGCTGGGGATACGGCAGCCTTCCCGACATCGCGAAGCAACGCGGCGTGTTCGAGAAGACACTCGCTGCCAAGGGCATCAAGGTCGAATGGGTTGGCCCGTTCCCGAACCACGCGCCTTCGCTTCAGGCCGTGGTCGGCGGCAGCGCCGACTTCGGTTTCTGGGGATCGACGACGCCCGCACTGGCCGCGATGCTGGCGGGCTCGCCTCTCGTCTTCAATGCCTTCGATGTCTATTCGCCGCGCTCCACTGCTCTCATCGTGAAGAAGTCGAGCGGTATCAATTCGGTCTCCGATCTCGTGGGCCGCAAGGTCGCCGTCAACCGTTCGGGACTCGGCGAGTTTCTGCTGATTGCCGCGCTGGAGAAGAACCGTATCGATCGTAGCAAGGTTGAGTTCGTCTACCTCAATCCGCCCGATGCAGCGCCGGCATTCGCGCAAGGCAAAGTCGACGCGTGGTCGATGTGGTCGCCCGCCGTCGATATCGCACGCTTTTCGAACGACGCAAAGGACATCTTCAACGAAGGACGGGACCTCGAATTCCTGATCGATTACAGCTCGCTGGTGACACGTCGCAAATTCACCGAAGAGAACTCGGAACTGATTCGCGCGGTGATCGACGCTTATTACGTCGAGGGCTCGTGGCAGTCGACACACTCGGTTGAAGCCGAACAGCTCGTCCAGCGGGAGGCGAAATATCCGGATCAGGTGCGCGACTATCTGGCGAGCCTCAAGCGCGTCAATCAATTCCACGAACCCGACGATGCGGCGTTCGTTGCGCAGCTTCAACGCGCCGCCGACTGGCTTGCCGAACGCAAGATCATCAACTCGCGAATCAAGGTCGCGGATTACAGCATCAAGGTTTGA
- a CDS encoding ABC transporter permease subunit, with amino-acid sequence MADLISSRNSHVSSTRTRSGVSKAALYRWLSWLIPALLVVIWEAAARIGVITPQVLPAPSSVLGTALDLARNGELFVHLGVSLLRAVAGFIIGGTIGIALGIMVGFSPLAQAIFDRSIQMVRAVPFLAMLPLVIVWFGVGEVAKIFLVALAVLFPIYINTMLGIRQIDPKLMELAKVIGLNWPAVVRRIILPGAMPSILTGVRYALAHAWLALVIAETLATTKGIGFLAMDAREFLQTNVIVLTIIIYAIIGVVADALVRALEGRFLSWHANYANGVHK; translated from the coding sequence GTGGCTGATCTAATTTCTTCTCGCAACAGCCATGTCTCTTCGACAAGAACACGCTCAGGCGTATCGAAAGCCGCGCTGTACAGGTGGCTTTCATGGCTTATTCCAGCGCTGCTCGTCGTGATCTGGGAGGCGGCCGCTCGCATCGGGGTCATCACGCCACAGGTGCTACCCGCTCCAAGCAGTGTGCTCGGAACCGCGCTGGACCTTGCCCGAAATGGTGAGCTTTTCGTTCACCTCGGCGTTTCGCTTTTGCGTGCTGTAGCCGGCTTCATCATCGGTGGGACGATTGGCATTGCGCTTGGCATCATGGTCGGCTTCTCGCCGCTGGCCCAGGCGATCTTCGACCGATCGATCCAGATGGTGCGCGCGGTGCCCTTCCTGGCGATGTTGCCGCTCGTTATCGTGTGGTTCGGCGTCGGCGAGGTCGCGAAAATTTTCCTCGTTGCGCTCGCGGTTCTGTTTCCCATCTATATCAACACGATGCTGGGCATCCGCCAGATCGATCCAAAGCTGATGGAACTCGCCAAGGTGATCGGGCTGAACTGGCCGGCCGTCGTGCGACGCATCATCTTGCCGGGCGCGATGCCGTCGATCCTCACCGGCGTGCGCTACGCGCTCGCTCATGCGTGGCTCGCACTGGTCATCGCCGAAACACTCGCGACGACAAAAGGCATCGGCTTTCTGGCCATGGACGCCCGCGAATTCCTGCAAACCAACGTGATCGTGTTGACCATAATCATTTACGCGATCATCGGCGTCGTGGCGGACGCGCTGGTGCGCGCACTCGAAGGCCGCTTCCTGTCGTGGCACGCGAATTACGCCAATGGAGTACACAAGTGA
- a CDS encoding taurine ABC transporter ATP-binding protein, with product MIRVESVSVDFDTGVGRRTVLSNVDLDLRDGSFTVVLGPSGCGKTTLLNVIAGFIAPTAGKVTLDNVAVTGPGAERGVVSQDDALLPWQNVGQNIGFGLQLRGVPRSVVREKVDSLLALTGLASYADYPLWKISGGMRQRVNLARSLAVDPRYLLLDEPLGALDALTRQRMQEYLLQLWTRYDKGMLMITHDITEALFMATDLVLMKGDPGRIESVRGLDFGRRFAAGENARAIRNDPAFVRLRDELETGFFADEGETI from the coding sequence ATGATCCGCGTTGAATCCGTCAGCGTCGACTTCGATACCGGCGTGGGACGCCGGACCGTACTGTCGAACGTCGATCTCGATCTGCGCGACGGCAGCTTCACTGTCGTGCTCGGTCCTTCGGGCTGCGGCAAGACCACCTTGCTCAACGTGATCGCGGGGTTCATCGCGCCCACTGCGGGCAAGGTCACGCTGGACAACGTCGCCGTCACCGGGCCGGGCGCGGAACGCGGCGTCGTCTCGCAGGACGACGCATTGCTGCCCTGGCAAAACGTCGGACAGAACATCGGTTTTGGTTTGCAGCTTCGAGGCGTGCCGCGCAGCGTGGTGCGCGAGAAGGTCGATTCGCTGCTCGCGCTGACGGGCCTCGCCAGCTATGCGGACTATCCGCTCTGGAAGATCTCGGGCGGCATGCGTCAGCGCGTGAACCTCGCGCGTTCGCTCGCCGTCGATCCGCGCTATCTGTTGCTCGACGAGCCGCTCGGCGCGCTCGATGCGCTTACGCGCCAACGCATGCAGGAATATCTGCTGCAACTGTGGACGCGCTACGACAAAGGCATGTTGATGATCACGCACGACATTACGGAAGCGCTTTTCATGGCGACCGATCTGGTGCTGATGAAAGGCGATCCAGGCCGTATCGAATCCGTGCGAGGGCTCGACTTCGGCCGTCGCTTCGCGGCGGGCGAAAACGCGCGGGCCATCCGTAACGACCCGGCATTCGTCCGGCTGCGCGACGAACTCGAAACCGGGTTCTTCGCCGATGAAGGAGAGACGATATGA
- a CDS encoding peroxidase-related enzyme (This protein belongs to a clade of uncharacterized proteins related to peroxidases such as the alkylhydroperoxidase AhpD.) → MSTVEPEIHDVAARVPAQRSPEDTAHEPVSRFGVPDESRLPPHVAEIYAKFRRQYGFVPNWLASLAINPDTAYRLVVFYEHLFDPHRSHLTAAERELVAVVTSSANQCSYCVFNHTEALGDTVRAQRIAQGFHHVRLSLKEEALAVIAERLTRDPTAIGDDDLQRLRQIGFTREAIVEILEISAFFSYANRLTIALNVVPDDQFFAGRDLKPH, encoded by the coding sequence ATGTCGACCGTTGAGCCGGAGATCCATGATGTCGCTGCGCGTGTGCCCGCACAGCGATCACCCGAAGACACAGCGCATGAACCCGTTTCCCGTTTCGGTGTGCCGGATGAAAGCAGGCTGCCGCCGCATGTCGCCGAAATCTATGCGAAGTTCCGGCGCCAATACGGGTTCGTGCCGAACTGGCTGGCATCGCTCGCTATTAACCCCGACACGGCCTACCGTCTGGTCGTTTTCTACGAGCATCTCTTCGATCCGCATCGCAGTCACCTGACGGCGGCGGAGCGTGAGCTTGTGGCAGTGGTGACATCGTCGGCGAACCAGTGCAGCTATTGCGTGTTCAATCACACCGAGGCGCTCGGCGATACGGTGCGGGCGCAACGCATCGCGCAAGGATTTCACCATGTGCGGCTCTCGCTGAAAGAGGAAGCACTCGCCGTCATTGCAGAGCGTCTGACGCGGGACCCGACCGCGATCGGTGATGATGATCTTCAGCGTCTCAGGCAGATTGGTTTCACACGCGAAGCCATCGTCGAGATACTGGAGATATCCGCGTTCTTCAGCTATGCAAACCGGCTGACCATCGCATTGAACGTCGTCCCTGACGATCAGTTCTTTGCGGGCCGTGACCTCAAGCCGCATTGA
- a CDS encoding 4Fe-4S dicluster domain-containing protein: MIELISESRCTACDRCVDVCPTNVFDAVKGGIPVIARPDQCQTCFMCELYCPADAMYVHPFAAGHVAVDETQLVQNGALGAYGRALGWTKARAGGTERDETHRLFELGVT, encoded by the coding sequence TTGATCGAACTTATCAGCGAATCACGCTGCACCGCGTGTGACCGTTGCGTCGATGTCTGCCCCACCAACGTCTTCGATGCGGTGAAGGGGGGCATTCCCGTCATCGCGCGCCCCGACCAGTGTCAGACGTGCTTCATGTGCGAGCTGTATTGCCCGGCCGATGCCATGTACGTGCATCCGTTCGCAGCCGGCCACGTTGCCGTCGACGAGACACAACTCGTGCAAAACGGGGCGCTCGGCGCTTACGGCCGCGCGCTCGGCTGGACAAAAGCGCGCGCTGGCGGCACCGAACGTGACGAAACGCATCGACTTTTCGAACTCGGCGTGACCTGA
- a CDS encoding ABC transporter ATP-binding protein: protein MALFPDSNVSPLVDDRASRSSLAVSVRCLQRRYGARVVIDALDLDIHKGEFVALLGESGCGKTTLLRALAGLDQPDAGQIRAPERPSVVFQEHRLLPWATLWENVALGHETTIGRAGASHALAEVGLSGRENDWPRNLSGGQAQRVALARALVRDPALLLLDEPFAALDALTRIKMHGLVKELVARHQPGVLIVTHDVDEALTLADRILVMRAGRIAASFQPKNHTPQELRFVLLEELGVQTH from the coding sequence ATTGCTCTGTTCCCTGATTCAAACGTCTCGCCGCTCGTCGACGATCGCGCGAGCAGGTCCTCGCTGGCGGTATCGGTACGTTGCCTGCAGCGGCGCTATGGCGCGCGTGTCGTCATCGATGCGCTGGATCTCGACATTCACAAGGGCGAATTCGTCGCTCTGCTCGGCGAAAGCGGCTGCGGCAAGACCACGCTGTTGCGCGCGCTCGCCGGGCTCGACCAGCCTGACGCGGGACAGATCCGCGCGCCTGAACGCCCTTCCGTCGTGTTTCAGGAGCATCGACTGCTGCCTTGGGCCACGTTGTGGGAGAACGTCGCCCTCGGTCATGAAACGACAATTGGCCGGGCTGGCGCGTCCCATGCACTGGCCGAGGTCGGTTTGTCGGGGCGCGAGAACGACTGGCCACGCAATCTTTCGGGTGGCCAGGCGCAACGTGTAGCACTGGCGCGCGCACTCGTGCGTGATCCCGCGCTGCTACTGCTCGACGAACCATTCGCCGCACTCGACGCGTTGACCCGGATCAAGATGCACGGGCTCGTCAAGGAACTCGTTGCACGTCATCAGCCGGGTGTGCTGATCGTCACGCATGACGTCGACGAAGCGCTCACGCTCGCCGACCGGATTCTTGTTATGCGCGCGGGACGCATCGCGGCTTCCTTCCAACCAAAAAATCACACGCCGCAGGAATTGCGCTTCGTCCTGCTCGAAGAACTCGGCGTGCAAACGCACTGA
- a CDS encoding peroxidase-related enzyme (This protein belongs to a clade of uncharacterized proteins related to peroxidases such as the alkylhydroperoxidase AhpD.), which yields MAAVIDHIGGPALSRLAVPAQATLPDDIRKLIDEQGGDNWIRALSLNPETARRFVKYFGSLFSASGQQLALAERELIAVVVSSANGCGLCALHHTHALGEALGDPAKARRVAVDLHFAELTPREAALASLALKITRTPRDIEAADFDRLRAQGLSEAAILEAVETASWFNHTNRIFISTGVLPDDRYFSDAA from the coding sequence ATGGCAGCAGTGATCGACCACATCGGTGGACCCGCTTTATCCCGTCTTGCGGTGCCCGCACAAGCCACGCTTCCCGACGATATTCGCAAGCTCATCGACGAGCAGGGCGGCGACAACTGGATCCGCGCGTTGTCATTGAATCCGGAAACGGCGCGGCGCTTCGTGAAGTATTTCGGCAGTCTGTTCAGTGCGTCCGGGCAGCAACTGGCGCTTGCGGAGCGCGAGTTGATTGCAGTGGTGGTGTCGTCCGCCAACGGCTGCGGGTTGTGCGCGCTTCATCACACGCATGCGCTGGGGGAAGCGCTGGGCGATCCCGCGAAGGCGCGTCGTGTTGCCGTCGATCTCCATTTTGCTGAACTCACGCCGCGCGAAGCAGCGCTCGCCAGCCTCGCGCTGAAAATCACACGCACGCCCCGAGACATCGAGGCCGCTGATTTCGACCGGCTCCGCGCGCAGGGTTTGTCGGAGGCGGCGATCCTCGAAGCCGTCGAGACGGCATCGTGGTTCAACCATACCAATCGCATTTTCATTTCGACGGGTGTCCTGCCGGATGACCGGTACTTCAGCGACGCCGCGTGA
- a CDS encoding ABC transporter permease subunit produces MNAADHPARAPSALPKATARSGAPRATRAPRWSLAGSRWISAATVIVLIAAWGIASRLELVSPVFMPSPAAVAKKFVTVAIDGSSNATLLEHTLASLHRMLAALLLAIVTAIPVGILTGMNRVAQAIVDPLIEFYRPIPPLAYLPLIVIWCGIGEPSKVLLIWLAVFAPLAIATQQGVRRVKPGRIRGARALGATRWQIVRYVVVPSAAPDVLTGIRIGLGVGWSVLVAAELIAATRGLGFMIQSAGQFLETDVVIMGIIVIALIAASIEWGLRRLQKALVPWDGHA; encoded by the coding sequence ATGAATGCCGCCGATCACCCGGCGCGCGCCCCTTCCGCGTTGCCGAAGGCTACCGCCCGTTCCGGCGCGCCGCGCGCGACGCGGGCGCCGCGCTGGTCTTTGGCTGGCTCGCGTTGGATCAGTGCTGCGACCGTGATCGTGCTGATCGCGGCGTGGGGCATTGCGTCGCGTCTGGAACTCGTGAGCCCTGTCTTCATGCCATCGCCCGCGGCCGTGGCGAAGAAGTTCGTGACCGTGGCTATCGACGGCTCCAGCAACGCGACCCTGCTCGAGCACACGCTCGCGAGCCTGCACCGCATGCTGGCGGCGCTGTTGCTCGCGATCGTCACAGCGATTCCTGTGGGCATTCTCACGGGCATGAATCGCGTCGCACAGGCCATCGTCGATCCGTTGATCGAGTTCTATCGCCCGATTCCGCCGCTTGCCTATCTGCCCCTCATCGTGATCTGGTGCGGCATCGGCGAGCCGTCGAAGGTGCTGCTCATCTGGCTCGCGGTGTTCGCGCCGCTCGCGATCGCCACGCAGCAAGGCGTGCGCCGCGTGAAGCCTGGGCGCATTCGCGGCGCAAGGGCGCTCGGTGCGACACGCTGGCAGATTGTGCGTTACGTCGTGGTTCCTTCTGCCGCGCCCGACGTGCTGACGGGCATCCGCATCGGCCTCGGCGTCGGCTGGTCGGTGCTGGTGGCAGCGGAACTGATCGCGGCCACGCGCGGGCTCGGTTTCATGATCCAGTCCGCCGGCCAATTCCTGGAAACCGACGTGGTCATCATGGGCATCATCGTGATCGCGCTGATCGCGGCTTCGATCGAATGGGGTCTGCGACGTCTGCAAAAAGCACTCGTGCCATGGGATGGACACGCATGA
- a CDS encoding acyl-CoA dehydrogenase family protein: MSTTLEHEGLVRSEPGTTADRAALPLLSDALLERIGARAADYDRENRFFEADLDELKQAGFLRASVPLELGGLGLTLPELVREQVRLAYRAPATALALNMHLYWAGAALHLWRGGDRSAEWILREIAAGKVFAAGHGEPGNDLGLADSLVKATPLPGGAYRFDGHKILTSLAPAWDWLGVHGRDDSDPANPKIVHAFIRRDSGGHRTAQTWDALGLRATRSDDTWLDGAVVPAAHVIRVLPAGDPDDPFVDGILGAVLPGLGAVYYGIAKRAFDLALASATTRRSQALGGRTYAYKPLTQWSVAEAAIALESIDALLDRTAEQWWRGYAQGEPWLAKLLAAKQHAVDGALRVVNLALQIAGASSLSRRNELERLYRDVRAGAFHPPNADASHELIGQSWLGVLGKAGVPA; the protein is encoded by the coding sequence ATGAGCACGACACTGGAACATGAAGGACTCGTCCGAAGCGAACCCGGCACGACGGCTGACAGGGCAGCGCTTCCGTTGCTGTCGGATGCGCTGCTCGAACGGATCGGCGCTCGCGCGGCGGATTACGATCGCGAGAACCGGTTCTTCGAAGCCGACCTCGACGAACTGAAGCAAGCGGGCTTTTTGCGCGCAAGCGTGCCGCTCGAACTGGGCGGGCTGGGGCTGACGCTGCCGGAGCTGGTGCGCGAGCAGGTGCGGCTGGCGTACCGTGCACCCGCTACGGCGCTCGCGCTGAACATGCATCTGTACTGGGCGGGGGCGGCGTTGCATTTGTGGCGGGGAGGGGACCGTTCGGCTGAGTGGATTCTGCGCGAGATAGCGGCAGGGAAGGTGTTTGCAGCGGGTCATGGCGAGCCCGGAAACGATCTGGGACTTGCCGATTCGCTCGTCAAGGCGACGCCGTTGCCGGGCGGTGCATACCGGTTCGACGGCCACAAGATTTTGACCTCGCTCGCGCCCGCGTGGGACTGGCTCGGCGTGCACGGACGCGACGACAGCGATCCGGCGAATCCGAAGATCGTGCATGCGTTTATTCGCCGCGACAGCGGCGGCCATCGCACGGCGCAGACATGGGATGCGCTCGGTCTGCGCGCCACGCGCAGTGACGATACGTGGCTCGACGGCGCGGTAGTGCCCGCGGCTCATGTGATCCGCGTGCTGCCCGCCGGCGACCCGGATGATCCGTTCGTCGACGGCATTCTCGGTGCGGTGCTGCCCGGGCTCGGCGCTGTGTACTACGGAATCGCCAAGCGGGCGTTCGACCTTGCTTTGGCGTCCGCGACGACTCGCCGATCGCAGGCGCTGGGTGGCCGCACATACGCATACAAGCCGCTGACGCAATGGAGCGTGGCGGAGGCGGCGATCGCGCTGGAGAGCATCGATGCGTTGCTCGATCGAACGGCCGAGCAATGGTGGCGCGGCTATGCGCAAGGCGAGCCGTGGCTTGCGAAGCTGCTGGCCGCGAAGCAGCACGCTGTCGACGGCGCGCTGCGGGTCGTGAACCTCGCGTTGCAAATCGCGGGCGCGAGTTCGCTTTCGAGGCGCAACGAACTGGAGCGGCTGTATCGCGACGTGCGGGCCGGCGCGTTCCATCCGCCCAATGCCGATGCTTCACATGAGCTTATCGGCCAGTCCTGGCTTGGCGTGCTCGGCAAGGCCGGCGTACCCGCCTGA